The Dehalococcoidales bacterium region CCTTATTGAGGCTCATACACTACACTCATTTAGCCAGGATGCCGTCTTTTGCCCGAGCCGCGCTGGCTTCTCCGAAACACTGCCCCCCGTTGGGTGAATCCTGTAGCTCCCCTCTGGTCTACTCCTCTTGTTCCAGTGCCGTGTAGACACGCGCAGTCAGCATTCCAATGTTCATGGCCCGTACCCGCCTGCGCTGCCGTTCAAGCCTAATCATAAGCTTTTATTCATCTTTTCTCAAGTCATGACGAAGAACACGACACGGCAGACCGTCGACGGTACATCGATGGTCTGCCGCACATTGCGCCTGGCCTTCTTCGGATGGAACAGTCCTGGCCGGACTCACTTCGAGCTATCGCCGCTTGACTGTTTCTCCCCCAGTCCCAGGACGTTTATCAGCCGGGACTGGTCGGACATAACGAGTTTGGTGTTATTCTCAAGAGCTGCCTGGGTAACCTGGAGCTGCTTCAGCAACTGGGCATTACCGACAAAGAACTTATCGGCCGCATTGGATACTTCTTCAACCGCCTTAGCTTCACCTTCAGCCCTCAGAATCGCAGCCTGCCTGTCACCCTCGGCCTCCAGTATCTCGCGCTGCCGGTTACCCTCGGCCTTCAGTATCGCGTTCTGCTTATCACCCTCGGCCTCCAGGATTTGCTTCTCCCGGTAAGCTTCCGCTTCAAGGATAATTCCCCGTTTCTCGCGCTCCGCCTTCATCTGCTTGCTCATGGCATCGGCAATGTCCCTGGGTGGCTCAATCTCCTTGACCTCTACCCTGGTTACCTTTACACCCCATTTATCGGTAGCCTCATCCAGGGTCTCCCGCAGGGCAGCATTGATGCGTTCCCGTGACGTCAGCGTTTCATCCAGGCTCATCTCACCGATGACGTTCCTGATGTTGGTCTGCGCCAGCTTGCTCACGGCCATGCCGAAGTTGGCTACTTCATAGGTCCGTGCCTTGGCATCCGCTACGTAATAGTAGACAACCGCATCCACGGTAACGGCAACGTTATCCATAGTAATTACCGGCTGCGGTTCAATATCAAGCACCGTTTCTCTCATATCAACCTTTACCGCAAGGTTGTCAATGAATGGGACAAGGAACTTCAGCCCGGGGTCGAGCGTTTCCTTGTACCTGCCCAGCCGCTCGACGATGCCTCGCTCAAACTGCCGAATCACCTTCAAGGAACGGAACAGGATAATTACGGCCACCACCAGGATTACAATAAGCGCAATAATTCCACCTGACATCTTCAGTCACCTCCTTCTGTTTTCTTTACTGTCAGAGTCGTCCCACGAATTTCGATAACGGTTACCTCCTGCCCTTTCTCCATCTCTTCATCGGCCGATGCCCGCCACCGAACCCCGCGAACTTGAATCCGGCCGGGGGCATACTTCGTAATCTCTTTCACCACGACACCCCGTGTTCCGATGATGGTATCGATGTTCGTCTTTGCCTTCCTGGTCTGCGTCCAGCGGCGGAGGTATCTCCGTCCGGCGGCGATGTAGGCGAAGCAGAGCACGCTGGTGACAATAACGGCCACCGGCCAGGAATCGAACGGTGAGGCGACAAGCCCCCCTGCGATAAAGACCGAACCGATGATGACCAGCTCGAACCCGCTGAAACCACCGCCGAGGAACTCGACCAGGACCATCGCGAGTCCTACACCCACGAATATCAGCCACAACCACTGGTCTGCAAACTCCATTTTACCTCCCTTTTCCCCAGAATCCTGACAGGTCCTCCAAATAGTAGCTTACTGGAACTTGAGTTTATTACTCAGTAAGGAGTTTGTCAACAGTCGTTTGAGATGATTACCCCACCAGTATTGCCCGTGCCGTGACCCGTATGGTATACTGTGTAGGAATTCGGCAAGGGGGTAGAGTTTGGCGGAGACCGTCACAATAAAAGAACTACTTGAGGCTGGGGCCCATTTCGGGCATCCGACCAGTCGCTGGCATCCTCGCATGAAGCAGTACATCTTTACCAAGCGTGATGGCATTCACATCATTGACCTGGAGCGAACCGCCAGTATGCTTGAGAAGGCCTGTGAGTTTATCAAGCAGGTAGCCGTCGAGGGCGGTGACGTCATGTTTGTGGGCACCAAGAAGCAGGCCCACGATGCCATCGAAGAAGAAGCCCAGCGATGCGGGATGTTCTTCGTCAACCTGCGCTGGATAGGGGGTACCCTGACCAACTTCGCCACCATCCAGTCACGCATTGACTATCTGGTGCGCCTGGAAGACCAGCAGGCCCGGGGAGGCTTCGTTGGACTCCCCAAGAAAGAGATTCTCAAGATTGGAGAAAAAATAGCCCGTCTCAATCGGCAGATGGGGGGCTTCAAGGAGATGACCCGCCTGCCCGCCGCGCTGTTCATCATTGACACCACGAAGGAAGGCATCGCCATCGCCGAAGCCAAACGGGTCGGAGTACCGATAGTAGCCGTGATAGACAGCAATTCCAACCCTGTCGATATTGACTACCCCATTCCCGCCAACGATGACGCTATCAGAGCCATCAGGCTGGTATGCAGCAAGATTGCCAACTCCATACTGGAAGGCAAGGCCGCGGTAGCGATGGAAGCCATCGAGGAAGGAGAAGGGGTAGACCTGGAAGAACCAGAGCAAGTTCCGGATGGTGAACCGCTGGTGTATACCCCCGATGATGAATAACAACATGAGCGTTTCTACGGAGAAAATCAAGGAACTCAGAGACCAGACAGGTGCCGGCATAATGGACTGCCGGAATGCGCTCCTCAAAACAGAAGGAGACATGGAAAAGGCAAGCGAGATTCTGAAAGAGCAGAGTCTGGTCCGGGTAGACAAGAAGAGCCAGCGTGAGACCTCGCAGGGACTGGTTGAGACCTACGTACATACCGGCGGACGCATCGGAGCGATGGTTGAGCTGAACTGCGAGACTGACTTCGTCGCCCGCACCCCGGAGTTCCAGGAATTAGCGCACAACCTGGCAATGCAGGTTGCCGCCCAGGAACCCCTGTGCATCACTGAGGAACAGATGCCTGAAGATGCCGATACGGAGCCGGAGATAGCCTGCCTGCTGCTCCAGGCCTTCATCAAGGACCCTGAGAAGACCATCCAGGACCTTATCACCGAGACCGCGGCCAGGGTTGGTGAGAACGTCAGAGTAAGCAAATTTGCCAGATTTGAACTGGGGCAGGGAGAGTGCCGCGTGGCCGAACTGAGTGCAGACGTTGCTACCGGTGCGGACTCCTGACCATAACAAAATAGGTTGTGAATAAGGCAAATGGCTGCTCCCAAGCAAATCGTTACTCCTAAGTATCGGCGCATCGTCCTCAAGCTCAGTGGTGAGGCCTTCAGCGGCGGAGCCGATTTTGGTATCGATCCCACGGTCTCCACCTGGGTAGCCAGGCAGATCAAGCGGGTCAGCGAGATGGGGGTGGAAGTCGCCGTCGTCGTGGGTGGTGGCAATATCTGGCGGGGCGCTCAGGCGGAGCAGCACGGGATGGACCGGGCCACCGCAGACTATGCCGGAATGCTGGCCACAGTAATCAACGCCCTCTCCCTTCAGGATGCCCTGGAAAGGGAAGGTGTGACCACCAGGACCCAGTCTGCACTGAATATCCAGCAGGTAGCCGAACCCTACATCAGGCGAAGGGCTATCCGTCACCTGGAAAAAGGCAGGGTGGTTATCTTTGCAGCGGGAACGGGAAACCCATTCATGACCACGGATACCGCCGCCGCCCTGCGGGCGATAGAGATTGGTGCAGGGGCACTGTTGATGACCAAGAACAATGTTGATGGCATCTACAGTGCCGACCCCCGCAAAGACCCCAAAGCCAGGAAGTTCGATTCCATTACCTACCTCGATGCCATCAATATGCGGCTTGAGGTAATGGATGCTACCGCACTATCCCTCTGCCTGGAAAATAAACTGCCGATAATCGTCTTTAATTTCCTGGCAGACCGGAGTATAGAACGTGCCGTGATGGGCGAGCCAATCGGCACACTGGTGTCCAGCAGGAAGAGCGATGAGTGAGGATACTCTGCTAAACATCGAACAGAAGATGCGGAAATCGCTGGAGGCCCTGCAGAAGGAGCTGGCCGGTATCCGCACCGGGCGCGCTTCACCGGCATTGATAGAAAACGTCAGGGTGGAGTATGCCGGTGCCATCATGCCACTTAACCAGGTCGCCAGCATCTCCACACAAGGGGCAAACCTGTTAATAATCCAGCCCTGGGACAGGGCAAGCGTCAGCAGCATCGAGAAGGCTATCCTGGCATCTGACCTGGGTCTGAACCCGGCCAGTGATGGCCGCGTCATACGAGTGAATATCCCCCCGCTGACTGAAGAACGTCGACAGGAACTCATCAAGGTCGTTCGGCGCAGGATTGAGCAAGGGAGGGTGGAAATCCGTAATCTGAGGCGGGAAGCTTTGGACGAACTCAGGACACAGGAGAAGAACAAAGAGCTCTCGCAGGATGAGGATAAGCGTCTACAGGCACAGCTACAGAAGATCACCGATGGTTTCATTGCCGAGAGCGAGCGCATCGGTCATGACAAAGAAGCGGAAATCCTGGAGGTCTAGTCCGGTTCTCAGAAATACACAGGGGATGGCAGGATGACGGTTGCGAAATCGACCCCCAAACAACTGGAACGTCTGCCCAACCATGTAGCCATCGTACCCGATGGCAACGGCCGATGGGCAGAAAAACGTGGCTGGCCCAGGCTTGAGGGCCACCAGGCCGGGGCGGAAAACATGCACCGCATGGTGCAGTACCTCAATAAGTACCCGATAAGCTACCTTACCCTCTATGGGTTCTCCACCGAGAACTGGAACCGTCCCGAATCTGAGATTAAGGGCCTGTTCCAGATTCTAACAGCATTTATAGACCGGTATCTTGATGAAATCCACGAGAAGGGTATCAGGCTGCGCCATATTGGCCGACTTCATCAGTTGCCGCAGAGCCTGCGGGAGTCGATAACCAGGGCAATTGCGGCCACCAGGGACAACACCAGCATGACGCTCTGCGTTGCCTTCAACTACGGGGGGCGCGCCGAGATCGTCGACGCCCTGCAGCGGCTAATTGCCGATGGTGTCAGACCTGAAGACATTACCGAGGAGTCACTCAGCAAGTATCTCTATGCCGGCGATATACCTGATGTCGACCTCTTGATTCGTACCGGTGACGAAACCAGGCTGAGTAATTTCCTGCTGTGGCAGACAGCCTACAGCGAGTACCACTTCACCAGGGTCCTCTGGCCGGACTTCAGCAAGCGTGACCTGGACAGAGCCCTCCTGTCATACAGCCGAAGGAAAAGGCGGTTTGGCGGGCTGGGGTAGTAGCCGGCATGCTTAAAAAAAGGATCATCACCACTCTGGTCATCATCCCCCTGCCTGTTGCGGCTATCTGGTTTGGAGAACCCTGGTTTACGGCCCTGATGGCTGTGGTGGCAGTGCTTGGCGTCATGGAGTTCTATCGGTTGGCCGTCGCCTCCAGGGCATCGCCACTTGTCCACATTGGGGTGGTACTGACTCTTCTCTTTATCATCAGTCGGAACCCGGACCTGTTATCGTTTCTGGCACCTCACTTCGACCCCGGCCTGTTGATACCACTTCTATTGATGCTGGCAATCGCGCTCCCCATGCTCTGGCTTCTGATACGACCGCGCACCGGCGCAGCCTTTGTCAACTGGGCGTGGACGCTCGGCGGAATCCTCTATGTGGGCTGGCTCCTCAGCCACCTGGTGTCACTGAGGGGCATGACCGACGGTATGAACTGGGTATTCCTTGTTATTCTGGCCAATGCTGCCTCCGATACCACTGCCTTCTTCATCGGCAGGTCTTTCGGACGCCACCGCCTGGCACCGCGAATCAGCCCCAACAAGACCTGGGAAGGCGCCCTGGCCGGAGTGGTCGGCGCAATGGTGTTCAGTTTGCTATTTACTGCGCCACGACTGTTTGCCGCAACCAACCCACTCTATGTCGAGGGCTTTATCTGTTGGCAGGCGCTGAGCCTCGGCCTCCTCGTCAGCGTGTTCGGACAGCTTGGTGACCTTGCAGAATCGCTGCTCAAGCGCCATGCCGGAGTCAAAGACTCCGGCAGCCTGCTGCCGGGACACGGGGGCGTCCTGGACCGGATGGACAGCATTATCTTCGCAGGTATCGTGGTATACTACTATGTAGTATGGGTAATACAGTAAAACGGCTGGCCATCCTCGGTTCTACCGGTTCAATCGGTAGACAGACGCTTCAGGTCGTGCGTAACCTCCCATCCCGGTTCCGCGTCGTGGCATTGACGGCAGGACAGAACATTGACCTGCTGTCCAGGCAGATGGAGGAGTTCCGGCCGAGCTTCGTTCATTGCCAGGCAGAAGACATTCCCCGTACCGGTTTCGAGCATCTCCTTCCGGAGGAGATGGCCCGTCACACCGAGGTAGATATAGTTGTCGTTGCCACCTCGGGGAAGGCAGGGTTGACCGCAGTGTTATCGGCGGTCAGGGCCGGTAAGGATGTCGCCCTGGCCAACAAGGAATCGCTGGTCATGGCCGGCGATATCATCACACGGGAGGCGGAGGCAAACGGTGCCCGCATCTTTCCGGTGGACAGCGAACACAGCGCCATCTGGCAGTGCCTTCGGGGTGAAGAAAAGTCCGTGGCCCGCATATATCTAACTGCTTCAGGGGGGCCTTTCCGTGGCTATTCACCGGAAGAGCTGGAGCGAGTAACCGCCGCCCAGGCCCTGAAACACCCCTCCTGGCAGATGGGAAAGAAAGTCACAATCGACTCCGCTACCCTGATGAACAAGGGGCTGGAGATAATCGAAGCCCACTGGCTGTTCGATGTTCCCTATGACGGAATCCGGGTTATTGTTCATCCGCAGAGCATCATTCATTCCATGGTTGAATTCGCCGACGGCTCGATCAAGGCCCAGATGAGCTATCCCGATATGCGACTGCCGATTCAGTATGCCCTCACTTACCCCGAGCGCCTGCCCAATGCAGAGCTTCCCCGGATAGACTGGTCTGTGGTCCGGGAGCTGACCTTCGAGCAGCCGGACCCTGACCGGTTTCCCTGCCTGAGGCTGGCAATCGAGGCCGGAAAAACGGGAGGGACCCAGCCCGCCGTCCTCTGTGCCGCCGACGAGGTGGCCGCTGACCTCTTTCTATCCGGAGACATCGGCTTTACGGACATCGCCCGTCTGGTGGGGCAGGTGCTGGCGGAGCACGAGACCATCACCGGGCCGGGCCTGGAAGACATCATCAGCGCTGACGGCTGGGCGAGGCAGAGGACGCATGTACTGGCCGGGGAGGGCAACCCATGCTGACGGTACTTTCCTTTCTCGGCGTTATCATAGTGATAGTCTTTGCCCACGAGCTCGGGCATTTTGTAACCGCCAAGCTGTCCCACGTGAAGGTGGAGGAGGCAGGCCTTTTCTACCCGCCACGGTTGTTCGCCTTCAAGCGCGGTGAGACAGTATACTCGATAAACGCCCTTCCCCTGGGCGGATTCGTCAAGATGTCCGGCGAGGAAGACCCCGATGCACCTGGCAGCCTGGCAAACAAGAGTATCCCTACCCGGCTGCTCGTCCTCGGTGCCGGCTCGATTATGAACTTCCTGCTGCCTGTCCTGCTCCTCTCGATTGCCTTTATGGTCCCCCATGATACCGTTATCGGCGACGTCGAGGTAATGGACGTAGCACCGGACTCTCCGGCGGCCCTTGCCGGGATTGAGCCCGGGGACATCATCCTGAGCATTAACGGCAAAGTCGTGAACAATTCCGGTGACCTCCAGCGCTACCTGTACCGCTACCTGGGCAGCACCATCCCGGTCTCCATCCGGCACACCGACCTGTCCACAGAGGAGGTGCGCTTGACTCCCCGCTGGGAACCCCCGGAGGGGCAAGACCCCATTGGCGTGACCACAGTCCAGTGGGTAGCAATTAAAGCGATAGCACCAGACTCCCCGGCCGCCGGGGCAGGCATCAGACCGGGAGACGTTATCCTGAGCATAGACGGAGAAGAAGTGCATAGCGTCGACGACCTGGGGGACTATCTTGACCGGCGCCTGGATACCGAGGTAGCTGTCCTCATCCGGCGTACTGACCTGACCACGGAAGAGGTCCGCCTTACACCCCGGTCGGACCCACCCGCAGAGGAGGGGGCTATGGGTGTTGCCGTATACACCTCTTCCGGGCCGGTCACGCGGCAACAGCTTTCGTTCTGGCAGGCTATACCGAAGGGTTTCGGCCAGAGTATAGAAATCTTCGTCCTGTTCAAGAACGGCGTTGTCGGTATTATCAGTGGTGCTTTACCATTCGACCTGAGAGGGCCGGTGGGTATCGCGCAGATGACCGGAGAGGTAGCCAGGGCGGGAATAGGTCCCCTGCTGGAGTTTGCCTCCCTTATCAGTATCAACCTGGGAATCATCAACCTCTTCCCGCTTCCGGCGCTGGACGGTGGCCGGCTCATCTTTGTCTTCCTGGAGTTTGTCCGCCGGGGCAAGCGCATCTCCCCGAAGAAGGAATGGCAGATACACACCATCGGCTTCTTCCTGCTGATAGCGGTCTTCCTGGCGGTTACCGTCCAGGACATATTCAGAATCGCTGGCGGCGGGTAGAATCCCGTAGCAGGCTGCTGAAAAAGGGGAGTACAGAGGGGCTTCGCCCCTTCTGAGGGGGCTCCCACCTTCTGAGGGGGGCTCCCACCGGACACGGTATTCCCCACTGAATATGGAGGGCATACGGATGGTTTCTACCCGGTTCTCTCTCGAAGGTAAAGTCGCACTGGTAACCGGCGGCAGTCGTGGTATCGGTCAGGCCACCGCGCTGGCATTCGCCGAAGCCGGTGCCGATGTAGCGGTGACCAGCCGGAAACTGCCTGACCTGGAGCTGGTAGCCGAAGAGATACGGGGCCTGGGCAGGAAGT contains the following coding sequences:
- a CDS encoding SPFH domain-containing protein — protein: MSGGIIALIVILVVAVIILFRSLKVIRQFERGIVERLGRYKETLDPGLKFLVPFIDNLAVKVDMRETVLDIEPQPVITMDNVAVTVDAVVYYYVADAKARTYEVANFGMAVSKLAQTNIRNVIGEMSLDETLTSRERINAALRETLDEATDKWGVKVTRVEVKEIEPPRDIADAMSKQMKAEREKRGIILEAEAYREKQILEAEGDKQNAILKAEGNRQREILEAEGDRQAAILRAEGEAKAVEEVSNAADKFFVGNAQLLKQLQVTQAALENNTKLVMSDQSRLINVLGLGEKQSSGDSSK
- a CDS encoding NfeD family protein, which codes for MEFADQWLWLIFVGVGLAMVLVEFLGGGFSGFELVIIGSVFIAGGLVASPFDSWPVAVIVTSVLCFAYIAAGRRYLRRWTQTRKAKTNIDTIIGTRGVVVKEITKYAPGRIQVRGVRWRASADEEMEKGQEVTVIEIRGTTLTVKKTEGGD
- the rpsB gene encoding 30S ribosomal protein S2, producing MAETVTIKELLEAGAHFGHPTSRWHPRMKQYIFTKRDGIHIIDLERTASMLEKACEFIKQVAVEGGDVMFVGTKKQAHDAIEEEAQRCGMFFVNLRWIGGTLTNFATIQSRIDYLVRLEDQQARGGFVGLPKKEILKIGEKIARLNRQMGGFKEMTRLPAALFIIDTTKEGIAIAEAKRVGVPIVAVIDSNSNPVDIDYPIPANDDAIRAIRLVCSKIANSILEGKAAVAMEAIEEGEGVDLEEPEQVPDGEPLVYTPDDE
- a CDS encoding elongation factor Ts; the encoded protein is MMNNNMSVSTEKIKELRDQTGAGIMDCRNALLKTEGDMEKASEILKEQSLVRVDKKSQRETSQGLVETYVHTGGRIGAMVELNCETDFVARTPEFQELAHNLAMQVAAQEPLCITEEQMPEDADTEPEIACLLLQAFIKDPEKTIQDLITETAARVGENVRVSKFARFELGQGECRVAELSADVATGADS
- the pyrH gene encoding UMP kinase is translated as MVTPKYRRIVLKLSGEAFSGGADFGIDPTVSTWVARQIKRVSEMGVEVAVVVGGGNIWRGAQAEQHGMDRATADYAGMLATVINALSLQDALEREGVTTRTQSALNIQQVAEPYIRRRAIRHLEKGRVVIFAAGTGNPFMTTDTAAALRAIEIGAGALLMTKNNVDGIYSADPRKDPKARKFDSITYLDAINMRLEVMDATALSLCLENKLPIIVFNFLADRSIERAVMGEPIGTLVSSRKSDE
- the frr gene encoding ribosome recycling factor, encoding MSEDTLLNIEQKMRKSLEALQKELAGIRTGRASPALIENVRVEYAGAIMPLNQVASISTQGANLLIIQPWDRASVSSIEKAILASDLGLNPASDGRVIRVNIPPLTEERRQELIKVVRRRIEQGRVEIRNLRREALDELRTQEKNKELSQDEDKRLQAQLQKITDGFIAESERIGHDKEAEILEV
- the uppS gene encoding polyprenyl diphosphate synthase gives rise to the protein MTVAKSTPKQLERLPNHVAIVPDGNGRWAEKRGWPRLEGHQAGAENMHRMVQYLNKYPISYLTLYGFSTENWNRPESEIKGLFQILTAFIDRYLDEIHEKGIRLRHIGRLHQLPQSLRESITRAIAATRDNTSMTLCVAFNYGGRAEIVDALQRLIADGVRPEDITEESLSKYLYAGDIPDVDLLIRTGDETRLSNFLLWQTAYSEYHFTRVLWPDFSKRDLDRALLSYSRRKRRFGGLG
- a CDS encoding phosphatidate cytidylyltransferase — protein: MLKKRIITTLVIIPLPVAAIWFGEPWFTALMAVVAVLGVMEFYRLAVASRASPLVHIGVVLTLLFIISRNPDLLSFLAPHFDPGLLIPLLLMLAIALPMLWLLIRPRTGAAFVNWAWTLGGILYVGWLLSHLVSLRGMTDGMNWVFLVILANAASDTTAFFIGRSFGRHRLAPRISPNKTWEGALAGVVGAMVFSLLFTAPRLFAATNPLYVEGFICWQALSLGLLVSVFGQLGDLAESLLKRHAGVKDSGSLLPGHGGVLDRMDSIIFAGIVVYYYVVWVIQ
- a CDS encoding 1-deoxy-D-xylulose-5-phosphate reductoisomerase, translated to MGNTVKRLAILGSTGSIGRQTLQVVRNLPSRFRVVALTAGQNIDLLSRQMEEFRPSFVHCQAEDIPRTGFEHLLPEEMARHTEVDIVVVATSGKAGLTAVLSAVRAGKDVALANKESLVMAGDIITREAEANGARIFPVDSEHSAIWQCLRGEEKSVARIYLTASGGPFRGYSPEELERVTAAQALKHPSWQMGKKVTIDSATLMNKGLEIIEAHWLFDVPYDGIRVIVHPQSIIHSMVEFADGSIKAQMSYPDMRLPIQYALTYPERLPNAELPRIDWSVVRELTFEQPDPDRFPCLRLAIEAGKTGGTQPAVLCAADEVAADLFLSGDIGFTDIARLVGQVLAEHETITGPGLEDIISADGWARQRTHVLAGEGNPC
- the rseP gene encoding RIP metalloprotease RseP encodes the protein MLTVLSFLGVIIVIVFAHELGHFVTAKLSHVKVEEAGLFYPPRLFAFKRGETVYSINALPLGGFVKMSGEEDPDAPGSLANKSIPTRLLVLGAGSIMNFLLPVLLLSIAFMVPHDTVIGDVEVMDVAPDSPAALAGIEPGDIILSINGKVVNNSGDLQRYLYRYLGSTIPVSIRHTDLSTEEVRLTPRWEPPEGQDPIGVTTVQWVAIKAIAPDSPAAGAGIRPGDVILSIDGEEVHSVDDLGDYLDRRLDTEVAVLIRRTDLTTEEVRLTPRSDPPAEEGAMGVAVYTSSGPVTRQQLSFWQAIPKGFGQSIEIFVLFKNGVVGIISGALPFDLRGPVGIAQMTGEVARAGIGPLLEFASLISINLGIINLFPLPALDGGRLIFVFLEFVRRGKRISPKKEWQIHTIGFFLLIAVFLAVTVQDIFRIAGGG